The sequence below is a genomic window from Flavobacterium keumense.
TATGTTTTCGAGAGTGCCGTTAGGTTCGAAATAATATAAATCCCGTACCTACGGCACGGAAAAACACGTTCGAATTTTTTTTCCATAATCTTGTGCCTAGTAGCACAAAAATCTAATTTTTCCCAGCTTCTAACTCTTTCACTTTTTCGTACACCATAGTACTTTCGTAGCCTTTTCGCAATAAGAAATCACAACATTTTTTACGTTTTTTGAGTCCGTTGGATTCTTTAATGGAATACCAATTTCGTTCGGCCAAAGCATTGAAATTTGCTTCATATTCTTCAGGGGTAATTTCTTTAAGTGCCAAATTGATGTTGTAAGTGGAGATATTTCTCAATTTCAATTCGTTTACAATACGAACTTTGCCCCAAAACTTAATGCGGTGTTTTCCTCGGGCAAAACTACAGGCAAACCGACTTTCGTTGAGGTAGTTTTCTTGGATTAAATGAGCCAAAATTTCGTCAATTTCTGCCGAATCCATTTTCATAGTGCGTAATTTTTGCACCACTTCATCGTGGCAACGCTCCTGATAGGCACAGAAATGTTCTATTTTATGAATCGCTTCTTTAACGGAATTGACTTCGCTCATTGAGGTAGTTTTTATACTCGAAAAATAAGTAATTTATTTGGATTGCCATCTTTCGGTTTGCCAAAAATCACTAAATGTGGGTATTTCAATCTGTTTGTTTTTAAGTTAAGTTTGTGATAACTAGTTGAATTAGTACGTAATAACCATAATTTAAAGCGCCCCCTTTATGTTATCTTTTACCCAAATTAAACCCAAAAAAAGGGTAGTCTTGGTGCTATTCTTTTTTCTTTCTTGTTTTGGCTACAGCCAAGAAGTACAACTTGATCCTAAATTTAACTCCTATGATGACGGACTTTTGGGCGATGGCTTTGATGGAACCGTCCGAACATTGTCTCTTCAAACCGACGGAAAATTAATAGTAGGAGGTGAATTTCTAAATTATAATGGCAGTGCCAGTCCGTATCTCTGTCGCTTACAGACGGACGGTTCTAAAGATATTGGATTTAATCTTGGCACTTCTTTCAACGGAAAAATTTATACTTCGGTTATCCAACCTGATGGTAAAATTATTGTGGCGGGAGCCTTTACTACTTGTAATGGAATTCCAGTAGGACGCTTGGTGCGGTTGAATACAGACGGTTCGAGAGATACAACTTTCGATACCTCTATTGCGGCGAGTAGTGGTACTATTTATGGGCTGGCTTTACAGATTGATGGCAAAGTATTGGTGGTAGGAAGTTTTACCAAATTCAATGGAATTACCGTAAACAGAATTGCAAGGATTTTACCTAATGGTGATTTGGATAGTAGTTTTGTTACAGGGACAGGAACCACAAGTACAATTGACGATGTGGCGATTGCTCCTGATGGTAAAATAGTGCTTTCGGGATCGTTTAGTTCTTTTAATGGGAATACTAATTATTCCAAATTAGTTCAGTTACATTCAGATGGAAGCATTGACACTACTTTTTCTATAGGTGCTGGATTTGATGATGCTATTGAAGCTATTGCAGTCCAGTCAGATGG
It includes:
- a CDS encoding regulatory protein RecX — protein: MSEVNSVKEAIHKIEHFCAYQERCHDEVVQKLRTMKMDSAEIDEILAHLIQENYLNESRFACSFARGKHRIKFWGKVRIVNELKLRNISTYNINLALKEITPEEYEANFNALAERNWYSIKESNGLKKRKKCCDFLLRKGYESTMVYEKVKELEAGKN